One Takifugu rubripes chromosome 19, fTakRub1.2, whole genome shotgun sequence genomic window carries:
- the p3h1 gene encoding prolyl 3-hydroxylase 1, with translation MELRNPLIFCFCFIFPPCFSDLSSHFVLEPYDFLFDSAVEAYYKGDWLSVILNMEKALRNKATVRKVKTQCRLGCANQTAFGDQLAGTGDPVPGSGSLADLGFFQKILRRADCVKTCESEKLGSPTLHEVTEDVELEFRKRTPYNYLQVAYFKINKLDKAVAAAHTFFQANPDHVEMRQNLDYYKMMAGVEEGHFKDLEAREHMAEFLLGKRFYSNDSFEQAAEHFEVAVREFFTSNQECRVLCEGAYNYDGYNYMEYSADLFQTITDHYMQVLSCKQRCALELATNTDQPFDDFLPSHFNYLQFSYYNSENLEQAIECAKTFLLFYPDDEVMKDNLAYYSVMLGEDKAQTISPRQVVKRYIQQSMLEKELLYFGYEAFGITFVDPDKWTPEEIMPKKLRDKQKADRETAARITEEIGNLMKEIETLVEEKKKDSSDVAKMVAPQPGVPQVQEDDIRVSMTDKQLNGSQRVLLDKVISEDECRELQRLSNAAALKGDGYRGTPSPHSPGEMFQGVTVLKALKLGQEGKVPLKSARAFFDVSEKARRILELYFQLKTPLYFSYSHLVCRSAIDEKQEARTDLSHPVHADNCLLVSEMNECIKEPPAYTHRDYSAILYLNDDFEGGDFIFTKLDAKTVTAEIRPQCGRMVGFGAGKENPHGVRAVTKGQRCAVALWFTLDPAHEEKERIQAQEMLKMFSAPVNQEFIKNEVAETSETHSATSESAGQARTEEKQEEKPEEKQPDAAAAAVQEDKSSKVKAGEKSTAKAAPKAKSKGQASAKAKTKTKKTDKKDSKSAAKKTVKVATKSSKAGSGTVSGSQDGKEEL, from the exons ATGGAGCTCCGTAACCCGCTTATATtttgcttctgcttcattttcccTCCGTGCTTCTCCGACCTGAGTTCCCACTTTGTGTTGGAACCctatgacttcctgtttgactcgGCCGTGGAGGCTTATTATAAAGGGGACTGGTTGTCGGTCATCCTCAACATGGAGAAAGCGCTCCGGAATAAAGCCACGGTCCGGAAGGTGAAGACTCAGTGCCGCCTGGGCTGCGCCAACCAGACCGCGTTCGGCGATCAGCTGGCCGGAACCGGAGACCCGGTCCCTGGGAGCGGATCTCTCGCGGATCTGGGCTTCTTCCAGAAAATCCTCAGACGGGCCGACTGTGTAAAAACCTGCGAATCTGAAAAACTGGGTTCGCCGACTCTGCATGAAGTTACCGAGGATGTGGAGCTCGAATTTCGCAAGAGGACCCCCTATAATTATTTACAAGTTGCCTATTTTAAG ATCAACAAGCTGGACAAAGCGGTGGCCGCCGCCCACACCTTCTTCCAGGCCAACCCGGATCACGTGGAGATGAGGCAGAACCTGGACTACTACAAGATGATGGCAGGAGTTGAGGAAGGGCACTTCAAGGATTTGGAGGCCAGAGAGCACATG GCCGAGTTCCTGCTCGGGAAGAGGTTCTACAGCAACGACTCCTTCGAGCAGGCGGCCGAACACTTCGAGGTGGCCGTGAGGGAGTTCTTCACCTCCAACCAGGAGTGCCGAGTGCTCTGCGAGGGCGCCTACAACTACGACGGCTACAACTACATGGAGTACAGCGCCGACCTGTTCCAGACCATCACCG ATCACTACATGCAGGTGCTGAGCTGTAAGCAGCGCTGTGCGCTGGAGCTGGCCACCAACACCGACCAGCCCTTCGACGACTTCCTCCCCTCTCACTTTAACTACCTGCAGTTCTCCTATTACAACA GTGAGAACCTGGAACAGGCCATCGAGTGTGCGAAGACCTTCCTGCTCTTCTATCCTGATGACGAAGTGATGAAGGACAACCTGGCTTATTATTCTGTGATGCTGGGGGAAGACAAGGCTCAAACCATATCGCCTCGACAG GTGGTGAAACGCTACATCCAGCAGTCGATGCTGGAAAAAGAGCTGCTCTACTTTGGATATGAAGCTTTTGGGATTACGTTTGTGGATCCG GACAAGTGGACACCAGAGGAAATCATGCCAAAGAAACTGAGAGACAAGCAGAA AGCCGACAGAGAGACGGCAGCAAGGATCACGGAGGAAATCGGAAACCTGATGAAGGAGATTGAAACTCTggtggaagaaaagaagaaggattCCTCAGACGTGGCCAAGATGGTGGCGCCGCAgccag GTGTCCCTCAGGTGCAGGAGGACGATATCAGGGTGAGCATGACGGACAAGCAGCTGAACGGCTCCCAGCGCGTGCTGCTGGACAAGGTGATCTCTGAGGACGAGTGCAGGGAGCTTCAGCGCCTCTCCAAC GCAGCTGCTCTGAAAGGGGACGGCTACAGAGGGACgccctctcctcactctcctggtGAGATGTTCCAGGGAGTGACGGTCCTCAAGGCCTTGAAG CTCGGGCAAGAGGGAAAAGTTCCGTTGAAAAGCGCTCGTGCGTTTTTCGACGTCAGCGAGAAGGCGAGAAGGATCCTGGAGTTGTACTTCCAGCTGAAGACTCCGCTCTACTTCTCCTACTCCCACCTGGTGTGTCGCTCCGCCATCGACG agaaacaggaagctcGTACAGACCTGAGTCACCCCGTCCATGCAGACAACTGTCTGTTGGTGTCGGAGATGAACGAGTGTATAAAAGAGCCTCCGGCGTACACGCACAGGGACTACAG TGCCATCCTTTATCTAAACGATGACTTTGAAGGAGGCGACTTCATCTTCACCAAGCTGGATGCAAAAACAGTGACG GCCGAGATCCGTCCTCAGTGTGGCCGCATGGTTGGGTTTGGAGCAGGGAAGGAAAACCCCCACGGCGTCAGAGCTGTGACCAAAGGTCAGAGGTGCGCCGTGGCGCTCTGGTTCACTCTGGATCCTGCACACGAGGAAAAG GAGAGGATCCAAGCTCAGGAGATGCTGAAGATGTTTTCTGCTCCTGTCAATCAGGAgttcattaaaaatgaagtgGCTGAGACCTCAGAGACTCACTCTGCAACATCAGAGTCCGCTGGACAAGCGAGAACAGAGgagaaacaagaagaaaaaccaGAGGAAAAGCAaccagatgcagcagcagcagctgtccagGAAGACAAGTcgtcaaaggtcaaagcaggAGAGAAATCAACAGCCAAAGCTGCTCCCAAAGCAAAATCCAAGGGCCAAGCTTCAGCAAAGGCCAAGACAAAAAccaagaagacagacaaaaaagACTCAAAGTCAGCTGCTAAAAAGACAGTTAAAGTTGCCACCAAGAGTAgcaaagcaggaagtggaacagtTTCAGGCTCTCAGGACGGCAAAGAGGAGCTCTGA
- the c19h1orf50 gene encoding uncharacterized protein C1orf50 homolog encodes MDRTVSLPNQPDKTTTVTLVESSSAPGGLELVSAYQTNRAGDPLDLVALASQVQKGDDFIKANACNKLTVIADQIRYLQEQARKVLQDAKRDADLHHAACNIVKKAGNIYYLYQRPSGQKYFSIISPKEWGPSCPHPFINAFKLQHDMSWTPLEQVEKRDAELAIMDKLVSQQASLPPVTGPNFNGLSD; translated from the exons ATGGACAGAACAGTCTCTCTACCCAATCAGCCCGATAAAACTACAACAG TGACGCTGGTTGAGAGCAGCAGCGCCCCCGGGGGGCTGGAACTGGTCAGTGCCTACCAGACCAACCGGGCGGGCGACCCTCTGGACCTGGTAGCCCTGGCATCACAAGTGCAGAAG ggAGATGATTTCATCAAAGCCAATGCGTGCAATAAGCTGACAGTCATTGCTGACCAGATCAGATATTTACAAGAACAGGCCAGAAAG GTTTTACAAGATGCTAAAAGAGATGCTGATCTCCACCACGCTGCCTGTAATATAGTGAAAAAGGCAGGCAACATTTACTACCTGTACCAGAGGCCATCGGGGCAGAAATACTTCTCCATTATCTCACCGAAG GAATGGGGTCCAAGCTGCCCTCACCCTTTTATTAATGCTTTTAAACTTCAACACGACATGTCCTGGACTCCTttggagcaggtggagaaaCGGGACGCCGAGCTGGCCATCATGGACAAACTGGTCAGTCAGCAGGCCTCCTTGCCTCCTGTTACCGGACCCAACTTTAACGGCCTCTCTGATTAG